The following coding sequences lie in one Carassius carassius chromosome 1, fCarCar2.1, whole genome shotgun sequence genomic window:
- the LOC132152938 gene encoding hepatic leukemia factor-like isoform X2, with amino-acid sequence MEKMSRPLSINPTFLPPTHGVLKSLLENPMKLPFHHDEGFGKEKEKEKKLEDDGNAINTPQSAFLGPTLWDKTLSYDGDNFQLEYMDLEEFLLENNIPANPGSEQSQPSQQPLQQQQQQPPSAPPTPSVVDLSNRTATSVHSGIVGQNCLQSPSRAVLPSRDTPSPIDPDSIQVPVRYEPDPADLALSSVPGQEIFDPRKRKFSAEELKPQPMIKKARKVFIPDDMKDDRYWARRRKNNFAAKRSRDARRLKENQIAIRAGFLEKENTALRQEVADLRKELGRCKNILAKYEARHGPL; translated from the exons ATGGAGAAGATGTCTCGACCTCTTTCTATAAACCCAACTTTCCTACCTCCGACCCACGGCGTCCTGAAATCCCTGCTGGAGAACCCCATGAAGCTGCCCTTCCATCACGACGAAG GGTttgggaaagagaaagagaaggagaagaAGTTGGAAGATGATGGAAATGCCATCAACACTCCTCAATCTGCCTTCTTGGGCCCGACGCTGTGGGACAAGACCCTGTCATATGATGGCGACAACTTCCAGCTGGAGTATATGGATTTAGAGGAGTTTCTGTTGGAGAACAATATTCCAGCCAACCCTGGGAGCGAGCAGAGCCAGCCTTCCCAGCAGcccctgcagcagcagcagcagcagccgcccTCCGCCCCGCCCACGCCTTCGGTGGTGGATCTCAGTAACCGGACAGCCACGTCTGTTCACTCCGGCATCGTGGGCCAGAACTGCCTCCAGAGTCCCAGCAGAGCAG TTCTCCCTTCGCGTGACACACCCAGTCCCATAGATCCAGACTCCATCCAGGTTCCGGTCAGGTACGAGCCTGACCCCGCCGACCTCGCCCTCTCCAGCGTCCCGGGACAAGAAATCTTCGACCCACGCAAGCGCAAATTCTCAGCAGAGGAGCTGAAGCCGCAgcccatgatcaagaaggcgcgCAAGGTCTTCATTCCAGATGACATGAAG GACGACAGATACTGGGCACGGCGCAGAAAGAACAACTTCGCAGCCAAACGCTCCCGGGACGCTCGTCGGCTGAAAGAGAACCAGATCGCCATCCGCGCGGGATTCCTGGAGAAAGAAAACACGGCGCTCAGACAGGAAGTGGCCGACCTGCGGAAGGAACTCGGCCGCTGTAAGAACATTCTGGCCAAATACGAGGCGCGACACGGCCCTCTGTGA
- the LOC132152974 gene encoding small integral membrane protein 36-like, with product MSFIADDVEIDPVTLNLIILIASYVILLLVFLISCILYDCQGKDPTKEYAPDPMPNVNPAPIRLVVMQNSPANARWDQNKMVTTYEPLGTEKKSTLV from the coding sequence ATGAGCTTCATCGCCGATGATGTGGAGATAGACCCGGTCACCCTCAACCTCATCATCCTGATCGCCAGCTATGTCATCCTCCTCCTCGTCTTCCTCATCTCCTGCATCCTCTATGACTGCCAGGGAAAGGACCCCACCAAGGAGTACGCACCCGACCCCATGCCCAACGTCAACCCCGCTCCCATCCGGCTGGTGGTCATGCAGAATTCGCCCGCCAACGCCAGATGGGACCAGAACAAGATGGTGACCACTTACGAACCTCTGGGCACCGAGAAAAAGAGTACTTTGGTCTGA
- the LOC132152950 gene encoding monocyte to macrophage differentiation factor-like isoform X2 encodes MKRVNSFQRFMNTRAAVNCRYQPTCYEHAANCYTHALLIVPAFVGMALLHRLSDDRWERITAWVYGMGLIALFLVSTVFHIISWKKSHLRAMEHCFHMCDRVVIYFFIAASYTPWLNLRELGPLAAHMRWFVWLMAAAGTIYVFNYHEKYKLVELAFYLTMGFFPALVVTSMSNTDGLYELAFGGVVYCLGVVFFKSDGVIPFAHAIWHVFVALAAAIHYYAIWKYLYRSSSLEDIRDA; translated from the exons ATGAAGAGAGTTAATAGTTTCCAGAG GTTTATGAACACCCGAGCAGCTGTGAACTGCCGTTACCAGCCCACATGTTACGAGCACGCAGCCAACTGCTACACCCATGCG CTGCTGATTGTGCCGGCGTTCGTGGGAATGGCTCTGTTACACCGGCTGTCTGATGACCGCTGGGAGCGGATCACGGCCTGGGTGTACGGCATGGGTCTGATCGCTCTGTTCCTCGTCTCCACGGTCTTTCACATCATTTCCTGGAAAAAGAGCCACTTGAG GGCCATGGAGCACTGCTTCCACATGTGTGACAGAGTCGTCATATACTTCTTTATCGCTGCCTCTTATACACCATG GCTCAATCTCCGGGAGCTCGGGCCGCTCGCCGCTCACATGCGCTGGTTTGTGTGGCTGATGGCGGCCGCTGGGACCATCTATGTGTTCAACTACCACGAGAA gtATAAGTTAGTGGAGCTGGCCTTCTACCTGACCATGGGCTTCTTTCCTGCGCTGGTGGTGACATCAATG AGTAACACAGACGGGCTGTACGAGCTGGCGTTCGGAGGCGTGGTCTACTGCCTGGGTGTCGTCTTCTTCAAATCAGACGGTGTGATTCCGTTCGCTCACGCCATCTGGCACGTGTTCGTGGCTCTTGCTGCTGCCATCCATTACTACGCCATCTGGAAGTACCTGTACCGCAGTTCCTCGCTGGAGGACATCAGGGATGCTTGA
- the LOC132152950 gene encoding monocyte to macrophage differentiation factor-like isoform X1 has product MSGSDYEKKRFMNTRAAVNCRYQPTCYEHAANCYTHALLIVPAFVGMALLHRLSDDRWERITAWVYGMGLIALFLVSTVFHIISWKKSHLRAMEHCFHMCDRVVIYFFIAASYTPWLNLRELGPLAAHMRWFVWLMAAAGTIYVFNYHEKYKLVELAFYLTMGFFPALVVTSMSNTDGLYELAFGGVVYCLGVVFFKSDGVIPFAHAIWHVFVALAAAIHYYAIWKYLYRSSSLEDIRDA; this is encoded by the exons ATGTCGGGATCGGATTATGAGAAGAAACG GTTTATGAACACCCGAGCAGCTGTGAACTGCCGTTACCAGCCCACATGTTACGAGCACGCAGCCAACTGCTACACCCATGCG CTGCTGATTGTGCCGGCGTTCGTGGGAATGGCTCTGTTACACCGGCTGTCTGATGACCGCTGGGAGCGGATCACGGCCTGGGTGTACGGCATGGGTCTGATCGCTCTGTTCCTCGTCTCCACGGTCTTTCACATCATTTCCTGGAAAAAGAGCCACTTGAG GGCCATGGAGCACTGCTTCCACATGTGTGACAGAGTCGTCATATACTTCTTTATCGCTGCCTCTTATACACCATG GCTCAATCTCCGGGAGCTCGGGCCGCTCGCCGCTCACATGCGCTGGTTTGTGTGGCTGATGGCGGCCGCTGGGACCATCTATGTGTTCAACTACCACGAGAA gtATAAGTTAGTGGAGCTGGCCTTCTACCTGACCATGGGCTTCTTTCCTGCGCTGGTGGTGACATCAATG AGTAACACAGACGGGCTGTACGAGCTGGCGTTCGGAGGCGTGGTCTACTGCCTGGGTGTCGTCTTCTTCAAATCAGACGGTGTGATTCCGTTCGCTCACGCCATCTGGCACGTGTTCGTGGCTCTTGCTGCTGCCATCCATTACTACGCCATCTGGAAGTACCTGTACCGCAGTTCCTCGCTGGAGGACATCAGGGATGCTTGA
- the LOC132152938 gene encoding hepatic leukemia factor-like isoform X1: MEKMSRPLSINPTFLPPTHGVLKSLLENPMKLPFHHDEGKGFGKEKEKEKKLEDDGNAINTPQSAFLGPTLWDKTLSYDGDNFQLEYMDLEEFLLENNIPANPGSEQSQPSQQPLQQQQQQPPSAPPTPSVVDLSNRTATSVHSGIVGQNCLQSPSRAVLPSRDTPSPIDPDSIQVPVRYEPDPADLALSSVPGQEIFDPRKRKFSAEELKPQPMIKKARKVFIPDDMKDDRYWARRRKNNFAAKRSRDARRLKENQIAIRAGFLEKENTALRQEVADLRKELGRCKNILAKYEARHGPL; encoded by the exons ATGGAGAAGATGTCTCGACCTCTTTCTATAAACCCAACTTTCCTACCTCCGACCCACGGCGTCCTGAAATCCCTGCTGGAGAACCCCATGAAGCTGCCCTTCCATCACGACGAAGGTAAAG GGTttgggaaagagaaagagaaggagaagaAGTTGGAAGATGATGGAAATGCCATCAACACTCCTCAATCTGCCTTCTTGGGCCCGACGCTGTGGGACAAGACCCTGTCATATGATGGCGACAACTTCCAGCTGGAGTATATGGATTTAGAGGAGTTTCTGTTGGAGAACAATATTCCAGCCAACCCTGGGAGCGAGCAGAGCCAGCCTTCCCAGCAGcccctgcagcagcagcagcagcagccgcccTCCGCCCCGCCCACGCCTTCGGTGGTGGATCTCAGTAACCGGACAGCCACGTCTGTTCACTCCGGCATCGTGGGCCAGAACTGCCTCCAGAGTCCCAGCAGAGCAG TTCTCCCTTCGCGTGACACACCCAGTCCCATAGATCCAGACTCCATCCAGGTTCCGGTCAGGTACGAGCCTGACCCCGCCGACCTCGCCCTCTCCAGCGTCCCGGGACAAGAAATCTTCGACCCACGCAAGCGCAAATTCTCAGCAGAGGAGCTGAAGCCGCAgcccatgatcaagaaggcgcgCAAGGTCTTCATTCCAGATGACATGAAG GACGACAGATACTGGGCACGGCGCAGAAAGAACAACTTCGCAGCCAAACGCTCCCGGGACGCTCGTCGGCTGAAAGAGAACCAGATCGCCATCCGCGCGGGATTCCTGGAGAAAGAAAACACGGCGCTCAGACAGGAAGTGGCCGACCTGCGGAAGGAACTCGGCCGCTGTAAGAACATTCTGGCCAAATACGAGGCGCGACACGGCCCTCTGTGA